From Callithrix jacchus isolate 240 chromosome 3, calJac240_pri, whole genome shotgun sequence, a single genomic window includes:
- the CXCL2 gene encoding C-X-C motif chemokine 2, with translation MARAALSADSSNPRLLRAALLFLLLVAAGRRAAGAPLANELRCHCLQTLQGIHLKNIQSVEVKRPGPHCDQTEVIATLKNGQKACLNPASPIVKKIIEKILNRESTKQE, from the exons ATGGCCCGCGCCGCGCTCTCCGCCGATTCCAGCAACCCCCGGCTCCTGCGGGCGGCGCTGCTGTTCCTGCTCCTGGTGGCCGCCGGCCGGCGCGCAGCAG GAGCTCCCCTGGCCAATGAACTGCGCTGCCATTGTCTGCAGACCCTGCAGGGAATTCACCTCAAGAACATCCAAAGTGTGGAAGTGAAGCGGCCGGGACCCCACTGCGACCAAACCGAAGTCAT AGCCACACTCAAGAATGGGCAGAAAGCTTGTCTGAACCCCGCATCCCCCATTGTTAAGAAAATCATAGAAAAGATTCTGAACAG GGAGAGCACCAAACAGGAGTGA
- the CXCL5 gene encoding C-X-C motif chemokine 5 codes for MSLLSSRAASLPGPSGSLCAPLALVLLLLLLLTAPGPSPALRAQAGPVAAVLRELRCICLHTTQRDPPKMISNLQVFAPGPQCSKVEVIASMKNGEEVCLDPETPFLKKVIQKILDGYLSL; via the exons ATGAGCCTCCTGTCCAGCCGCGCGGCCAGTCTCCCTGGTCCTTCCGGCTCCTTGTGCGCACCGCTGGcgctggtgctgctgctgctgctgctgctgacagCGCCGGGCCCCTCGCCAGCGTTGAGAGCGCAGG cCGGTCCTGTCGCTGCTGTGTTGAGAGAGCTGCGTTGCATTTGTTTACACACTACGCAGCGAGATCCCCCCAAAATGATCAGTAATCTGCAGGTGTTCGCCCCAGGCCCGCAGTGCTCCAAGGTGGAAGTGAT agCCTCCATGAAGAACGGGGAGGAAGTTTGTCTTGATCCAGAAACCCCTTTTCTAAAGAAAGTCATCCAGAAAATTTTGGACGGGTACTTGTCACTTTGA